The following are encoded together in the Anoplopoma fimbria isolate UVic2021 breed Golden Eagle Sablefish chromosome 13, Afim_UVic_2022, whole genome shotgun sequence genome:
- the srp19 gene encoding signal recognition particle 19 kDa protein produces the protein MAHLTQNPADKERFICVYPIYINSKKTLAEGRRIPAEKAVENPSCAEIRDVLTAAGMNVYMENKMHPREWNRDGQFRGRVRVQVKQEDGSFCLDKFTSRKEVMFYVAEMIPKLKTRTQKSGGGDTSSQQGEGGKKSKKKKK, from the exons ATGGCTCACCTCACCCAGAACCCCGCCGACAAGGAGAG GTTCATCTGCGTCTATCCGATCTACATCAACAGTAAGAAGACTCTGGCTGAAGGACGAAGGATCCCAGCAGAGAAG GCGGTGGAGAACCCGTCCTGTGCTGAGATCAGAGACGTGCTGACGGCCGCCGGGATGAACGTCTACATGGag aacaAAATGCACCCCAGAGAATGGAACAGAGACGGCCAGTTCAGAGGACGAGTCAGAGTTCAGGTGAAGCAGGAAGACGGAAGCTTCTGTCTGGACAAGTTCACGTCCC GTAAAGAGGTGATGTTCTACGTAGCGGAGATGATCCCTAAACTAAAGACTCGGACTcagaagagtggaggaggagacaccAGCTCTCAGCAGGGAGAAGGAGGCAAgaagagcaagaagaagaagaaatag
- the ercc6l gene encoding LOW QUALITY PROTEIN: DNA excision repair protein ERCC-6-like (The sequence of the model RefSeq protein was modified relative to this genomic sequence to represent the inferred CDS: deleted 1 base in 1 codon): MDVCQHNGHMEEISKKLDECLSVDTDDQMETYHRLIQDGKDVGRQGDMKKALKFFKQAFDIRQSEKLESRIKKIEEHLAQNESEEEDDDFVDVNGSGLMLFKELYDKLYNYQRNGVAFLYSLYRDGRKGGILADDMGLGKTIQVISFLSGIYDSELAKHTLLVMPTSLITNWTKEFAKWTPGMRVKEFHGTGKERTRNLEKVQRRSGVIITTYTMIMNNWQQLSSYNGREFTWDYVILDEAHKIKSTSTKTAKSVYAIPSKNRVLLTGTPVQNNLKEMWALFDYACQGALLGTAKTFKTEYENPITRAREKDATPGEKALGSRMSENLMTIIKPYFLRRTKAEVQKNKMNAEKQQEQEDKDSRFPKPPKDTGAVMPTLKRKNDLIVWTYLSPVQEDIYRQFISLDHIKELLMTTRSPLAELNIMKKLCDHPRLFSAAAIAKLGLEESRADGQQNDDPADAGSIANVPDDTLISESGKLVFLFALLERLRDEGHRTLVFAHYRKVLDIIQRILGNRGFKVMRLDGTITQIAERERLITRFQTDSSYSVFLLTTQVGGVGITLTAADRVVIYDPSWNPATDAQAVDRAYRIGQTENVVIYRLITCGTVEEKIYRRQVFKNSLIQQNTGDKKNPFRYFSKQELKELFILEDTRSSSTQMQLQALHSRHRRTDPELDEHIAHLHSMEMFGISDHDLMFSVDVNHDEAPEDQEAHHYIEGRVQKAQELMKAESELQMQLAESMASSTEAAWRRQPESNNNRERSHEKRNPRPSPSFPQQDRNFNGSPVVVELDQSSSDKEDVQQSGGPVIDLTVDESMSEDQPVVLEGSPDELQEQNLYSPKPPPVKQERSYMEEEDASPPEVIEDSLVMSETGDVSVQQLMDQSVMSCDASAGDDSPAYVTAAEDDFAPLKNKRLSVLKLDLDAKTDTSSRISSGLESFEGNFNLQLDESEGFSVHDVGDDQETEETEEEERKLLSQLQMDGSFDVYKSLSERQHEEALSKSLHNGSAMDKSMEDSIVASMRKKRAAVIYDSEEEEDDDEDDDGGKLNNSFEALGASTPKSGPTPLRSRKSVGGNTSVASRRSFIMSMIEDIDTRPADEDDDDDEVSERNSDEEEIIGSTHDELQLEETVGETLNTEGEEEESGQEVSSNEEEEEEEEEEEEEEESGQEVSSNMEEEEESGQEVSSNMEEESSTPELASDEKMDQCTADAGVEMKCITLLEEEEEEESFVSLVSRGKEKKSRGELDEALSFFLRAIDMKPGDPEVQLMTIQLYRQLSQRS; the protein is encoded by the exons ATGGACGTCTGTCAACACAACGGGCACATGGAGGAGATCTCCAAGAAGCTGGATGA GTGTTTGTCTGTGGATACAGACGACCAGATGGAAACCTACCACAG attgATTCAAGACGGTAAAGACGTCGGCAGACAAGGTGACATGAAGAAGGCTCTGAAGTTCTTCAAACAGGCGTTCGACATCCGCCAGAGTGAAAAACTGGAAAGCAGGATAAAGAAAATTGAGGAACATCTTGCTCAGAACGagtctgaggaggaggacgacgactTTGTGGACGTGAACGGCAGCGGTTTGATGCTTTTCAAAGAGTTGTACGACAAACTTTACAACTACCAGAGAAACGGAGTGGCCTTCCTGTACAGCCTCTACAGAGACGGCCGTAAAGGGGGCATCCTGGCCGACGACATGGGCCTCGGTAAAACCATCCAGGTGATCTCCTTCCTCTCCGGCATATACGACAGCGAGCTGGCCAAGCACACGCTGCTGGTCATGCCCACTTCACTCATCACCAACTGGACCAAGGAGTTCGCCAAATGGACTCCCGGCATGAGGGTGAAGGAGTTTCACGGTACCGGCAAAGAGAGGACCAGGAATCTGGAGAAAGTTCAGAGGAGGAGCGGCGTCATCATCACCACGTACACCATGATTATGAATAACTGGCAGCAGCTGTCCTCGTACAACGGCAGAGAGTTCACGTGGGACTACGTGATCCTGGACGAGGCACACAAGATAAAATCCACATCCACCAAAACAGCCAAAAGTGTCTACGCCATACCCTCAAAAAACCGGGTTCTTCTCACGGGCACTCCGGTCCAGAACAACCTGAAGGAAATGTGGGCTCTGTTTGACTATGCGTGCCAAGGAGCTCTCCTGGGCACGGCTAAAACCTTCAAAACCGAGTATGAGAACCCCATCACCCGGGCCAGAGAGAAGGACGCCACTCCGGGGGAAAAGGCTCTCGGGTCTCGGATGTCCGAGAACCTCATGACCATCATAAAGCCCTACTTCCTCCGCAGGACAAAAGCAGAAGTGCAGAAGAACAAAATGAACGCCGAAAAACAGCAAGAACAGGAAGACAAAGACAGCCGATTCCCAAAACCCCCGAAAGACACCGGAGCCGTCATGCCGACGCTGAAGAGGAAGAACGACCTGATTGTGTGGACTTACCTGAGCCCCGTCCAGGAGGACATTTACAGGCAGTTCATTTCTCTGGACCACATCAAGGAACTGCTCATGACCACCAGATCGCCTCTCGCCGAGCTCAACATCATGAAGAAGTTGTGCGACCACCCGAGACTGTTCTCTGCTGCAGCCATAGCCAAGTTGGGCTTGGAGGAAAGTCGAGCTGACGGTCAGCAGAATGACGACCCGGCCGACGCAGGAAGCATCGCCAACGTTCCCGACGACACCTTGATATCAGAGTCGGGGAAACTTGTCTTCCTGTTTGCTCTTCTAGAGCGGCTCAGAGACGAAGGCCACCGCACGCTGGTCTTCGCTCATTACAGGAAGGTGCTCGACATCATCCAACGCATCCTCGGAAACCGAGGCTTCAAGGTGATGAGGCTGGACGGGACCATAACTCAGATCGCAGAGAGAGAGCGGCTCATCACTCGGTTCCAGACGGACAGCAGCTACTCCGTCTTCCTCCTCACCACCCAGGTCGGAGGAGTCGGCATCACTTTGACGGCAGCGGACCGAGTCGTGATCTACGATCCGAGCTGGAACCCGGCGACGGACGCCCAGGCCGTGGACCGAGCGTACCGCATCGGCCAGACGGAAAACGTGGTCATCTACCGGCTGATCACCTGCGGCACCGTGGAGGAGAAGATCTACAGACGGCAGGTGTTCAAAAACTCCCTCATCCAGCAGAACACCGGCGACAAGAAGAACCCGTTTCGCTACTTCAGCAAGCAGGAGCTGAAGGAGCTCTTCATCCTGGAGGACACGCGGTCCTCGTCCACGCAGATGCAGCTCCAGGCGCTGCACTCCAGACACCGGCGGACCGACCCCGAGCTGGACGAGCACATCGCCCACCTCCACTCCATGGAGATGTTCGGGATCTCCGACCACGACCTCATGTTCTCCGTCGACGTCAACCACGACGAGGCGCCGGAGGACCAGGAGGCGCACCACTACATCGAGGGTCGGGTCCAGAAGGCCCAGGAGCTGATGAAGGCCGAGTCGGAGCTGCAGATGCAGCTGGCGGAGAGCATGGCGTCCAGCACGGAGGCAGCCTGGCGCCGACAACCGGAGTCCAACAACAACAGGGAGCGGTCTCATGAGAAGAGAAATCCAAGACCCAGTCCTTCATTCCCACAGCAAGACCGCAACTTCAACGGGTCGCCGGTTGTGGTGGAGTTGGACCAGTCTAGTTCGGACAAGGAGGACGTCCAGCAGAGTGGTGGTCCAGTTATTGACCTCACTGTGGATGAGAGCATGTCAGAAGATCAACCCGTGGTTCTAGAAGGAAGCCCAGACGAGCTTCAGGAGCAGAACCTGTATTCCCCAAAACCCCCGCCGGTCAAACAGGAGAGGAGttacatggaggaggaggacgccTCCCCTCCGGAGGTGATTGAGGACTCTTTGGTGATGTCAGAGACCGGTGACGTCTCTGTTCAACAGCTGATGGACCAGTCTGTGATGTCTTGTGATGCTTCAGCGGGCGACGACAGCCCGGCGTACGTCACGGCGGCAGAAGACGACTTCGCTCCTCTGAAGAACAAACGACTTTCCGTCCTGAAGCTCGATTTGGATGCGAAGACGGACACGTCGTCCCGAATCAGCTCAGGACTCGAGTCCTTTGAGGGAAACTTCAATTTACAGCTCGATGAAAGCGAGGGGTTCTCGGTCCACGACGTGGGCGATGACCaggagacggaggagacggaggaggaggagaggaagctgcTCTCACAGCTGCAGATGGACGGGAGCTTTGACGTCTACAAATCTCTTTCTGAGAGACAACACGAAGAAGCGCTCAGCAAAAGTCTCCATAACGGCTCTGCGATGGACAAGTCCATGGAGGACTCTATTGTGGCCAgcatgaggaagaagagagcagCAGTGATTTATgacagtgaagaggaggaggatgatgatgaagatgatgatggggGTAAACTCAACAACTCTTTCGAGGCTCTTGGAGCCTCCACGCCTAAATCCGGCCCCACCCCTCTCCGGTCCAGAAAGAGCGTCGGAGGAAACACCTCCGTGGCCTCCCGCCGCTCCTTCATCATGTCCATGATAGAAGACATCGACACACGAccagctgatgaagatgatgatgatgatgaggtttCAGAGAGGAACTCGGATGAAGAGGAAATCATCGGTTCAACTCATGATGAGCTTCAGCTGGAGGAGACAGTCGGAGAGACATTaaacacagagggggaggaggaggagtctggacaggaagtgagcagtaacgaggaggaggaggaagaagaagaagaggaggaggaggaggaggaa tctggacaggaagtgagcagtaacatggaggaggaggaggagtctggacaggaagtgagcaGTAACATGGAGGAGGAGTCCAGCACGCCTGAGCTAGCCTCCGACGAGAAGATGGATCAGTGCACCGCGGACGCCGGAGTGGAGATGAAGTGCATCaccctgctggaggaggaggaggaggaggagagcttcGTCTCGCTGGTCAgcagagggaaggagaagaagagcagaggggAGCTGGACGAGGCCTTGAGCTTCTTCCTGAGAGCCATCGACATGAAGCCTGGAGACCCTGAGGTCCAGCTGATGACCATCCAGCTGTACCGGCAGCTGAGCCAGAGGAGCTGA